CCATGATCGATGACTTTCTCATTGCTGTAAGTGATGCCGGATCTGAATTAACTGCCGCAGAATTAACTGGCTCAGAATTAGCCGGTCCAAAACTTAGAGACATGTGCAAGGATGTTGGCAGTACTCTCTTGTTTTCAGGTTTAGTTGTTTTCTTGCTTGTCAGTGGAGTGTTACCACTTTCCTTCCTGGTTGAGGGGCGTGAGGTAGACTTAACAGTTTTGGTCAACTCAGGCTTCAATGACTTGGGAGTAGATATTATCGGTGATTTTGCCATTGATGCAGCAGGTTTTTTGGCAATTGTTGATGCTGGTTTTTTCTTAGAATTTGGTGTATCGACTGTCCTCTTCGCCAAAGTTGTCTAACATTACAAGTTTTCAGGAACATGAGAAAATAGCTGGTAAGTGTCTAACATTTactcaaagaaaacacaaactaGACTCGAATAACAACAATACCTTCTTTATCTTCACTGGATCAACCAATTTTATTGggttttttgtttctttctgaACTTTTTTCCTTTCTTCAACCTTTTCTTGAGGCAATACCTCCTTGTCTTGCCACACTCGTGCAGAAGCGGTATCTTCTTTCACCAAAACAGGTTTGTCGGGTTTCTCTACATGAGGGATCTCCATGTTTAGATGCAaatcttcatcaccatcttCTAGATGCGGCTGTATATCCTGGTTTTCTTCGCTCACATCAGTGCCACTATTTGACCCATCAATATGCTCTGGCAGAATATCCATCTTTTCTCCGGGCACATCAAAATGCTCCGGCTGTATACTCTTGTTTTCTTCCCTTATATCAGTGGTACTATTTGACTCATCAATATGCTCTAGCTGAATATTCATCTTCTCTTCGGCCACACCAGCCTCATCAAAATGCTCCGGTTGTATATCCTTGTTTTCTTTTATCAAATCAGTGCCATTGTTAAGCTCCTCAACATACACAGGTTGTATATCCTTGTTTTCTTTTATCAAATCAGCGCCATTGTTAAGCTCCTCAACATACACAGGTTGTATATCCTTGTTTTCTGTTATCAAATCAGCGGCACTGTTCAGCTCCTCAACATACACAGGTTGTATATCCTTGTTTTCTTCGGCCAGTTGATCAACATGTTCTCTTACTTCAACCGTGAGATCTACCACTTCATCAATGACATCAAAATCATCACTCAGTTCATCAATATGCTCAGTCACCTCAACCTCAGTTGTGAGATCCGAAACtccatcttcttcttcaatCATGATATCAGCATTATGGCCTAAAATATCAATATGCTTATCACTCATTTCACCACTGAATTCACCAACTTCATTTAGCACCTGAGTTCCATCAACATCAAACTCTTCCTCACTGGTGTTGCACATCGAACCCTGATCTTCTGAATCGACAGACTCGCCTTCCTCCCTCTTCATTTCCTGATCCAACAACTCCGCCTTCCGAGCAGCAATCCTCTTATAATGAGCTTCAAAATAAGCCTTCTTTTGCGCTACCGACCCTGGTGTAGAACACTTCTCAACTTCCTCCAAATACTTGTTTGTTGGGAAAGCAGACCATCTCTCCCAACAAAGAGAATCATGCTCAAATCTACCAAAAGACACCGATTCTTGAAGACACGGTACATGTGTAAATGACTCACCCATCTGTTTAAAAGCACAAAAGCAACAAAATCTCCCTACTCAAAACCCACTAATAAACAAAATTCCAATCACCACTTTCCCAATTCAACATCTAAAATCTCATACTTAATCAACATTAATgccaaaaaaaaacccaaataatTAAACAGAATCCATAAAGCAAAACTCTAATAATTGCAAaaccataaaattaaaaaaacacaaaaagggTAATCATAAAATTAATGGGGTTTACCTTGTTATCAACTTTTGGAGCCTCAACTAATGATTCACCCATAGGTTTTGTAAGATCTTATCAAATAAAACCTAAAACGCACAAAAACACAATCAAAAAGGTTAAGCAACCAATAGCTGGAAGTAGGACTATCACTCCATTATTATTCAGGATTGGATCACACAGTACCAAGATCACATATATGAAGATaaacagaaaattaaaaaacaataaaaacagtaaaattatttaattatgatatGATGAAGAACAAATCTAAGGCCACACCATACCCCATGTGattatgtttctttcttgtgCAATGATTTCAACCTTtctgaaaaataattttgtttttctttttaatgTCTGCTCTTTTTGGCAGTTCACTACTTCCAGAAGTTACTAAGCTGTAAGCCAAACCCCACATGTAATCATCACATGGGAAAGAAACCCAGATCAAATCAACACAACATCAGTGAAAAATCAAGCAAAAAAACACCCGAATTAAGTAAAAAATTAAGCAAATTAAGAACAAAATTGACAGAATGGTGAAAAGGGTGTAATTTTATCAATTAGCATGAATAAAGCAGTTAAATATTAGGATTAGAGCAAGAAAAGATGGAACCCACCAAAGTTGGCAAATAAAAATGACAGATAATTTGGAAAGAAGACCATGAGAATGACGACAACAAGTACTAGAAGTAGATAAGCATTTCTGCTAAATCAAGATAATTGACAACGAGAGAAAATTGAGCCCACTTTGGAAGATTAGTAGcggagaaagaggagagagaaaatggggggAACTGAGGAGGATTGAGGGAGGAGGGTGGTGGGAAAGATGCGCAAGAACGGTTAGCACGTGATAGGTCTCTGATTTTTCActgttttgaatttgtttgCATTTATTTCTCAAAAGacaattacggagtattaattaagGTCTATAATTGATGGAGTAAAAGTTATGCTAATAAGTAATGAAATGTACTCAATCTAGCAATCTAGATCGATTTTGATACTTTTATTGGTAGGAAAGAGAAGATCGGTGTGGATTTGATTTGCTATGGTGAAATTGACGCTATTGTGGTGACTATGATTTGATATCTGTTGTCGATTGAgttttatattttgtattatagGAGTAGCTACGCAAAAAACAAAATGGTTTTACTAGAAAAGATAAATGAATGTAGTTGAACTAATGAGATATTATCCGTCTCAAACTTACAGGAGATATATTGTGGAGTTGTGATATAATGAAGATAGAGATGAATAGATGTGACTCATTTTCCTTCGCGcatttaataatttattaaaaatatataaatcttTAAATGGATTAATAAAAATTTAGATTTTGACAAATTAAAAAGATAAAGGTAAAAGAAAATGACGGATCAAGAAAGAATTATGGTTGACGTGATATAGAAAGACAAGTAATAAAACAGTTGTTTAAAGTGTTGTTTTGAACTTTAAAAAAAGTACTCTGTAATTAATTTTAAAGAAAATATAGGTAATAATTAACCTCCTACAAATATAGTTAAATAAAAATCACCAAACACAATGTAATCTCTTATGGAAAATAAACTCAAATTTCTCTCTCGTATAAAGGTGAATATAAGTTGTGGATACAAATTATGTCAGTTAATTAAGGTCTTTGAGCGCAATTTCgatggtgcaggcgtgtgcacGTAACTCTAGGTGCACCGAGATTAAAACGCGCGTTTTCATTAAATAccgagaaaaaaaaagaacaattccCTTGAATAAAAGAACAATCCCCTTGAACAAAATAACattaaaggctctgttcttttcagctatgttttcgcgtttttatttgattcgctGTTATTTTGCGATATATATTCTTCTGggttttatgttttgaattcaAACTGTGAAGAGCAGAGAGAAAATGTGAACTAGGTTTTCTTAAAtggtttttagagagagaaagtaatgcaAATTCTCAAAAATCGTTGATTTTTCtccttcaacatcaaattaaattgattcttcttcttcaaatctgaATGTTGCAGGtgataatcagattttgggatgtaatttttcaattttgtaataataaattgtatgttttgatgattttgattttgtaataatcgtatttttgatgaatttgactattttgatgattttgattttgtaatggttgtgttttgatgaatttgatgattttaatgaatcaaattatgtaataacacgctgatttcgttgaaattgttgcttttgaagattttgattatgtaattacgattttttttccCCAGAAAAGAACAGTTTAACGTATTTAAAGAacatatgctcgtattaaaagaacactttcattatagtagaaaaatagaccattcgactt
This sequence is a window from Spinacia oleracea cultivar Varoflay chromosome 1, BTI_SOV_V1, whole genome shotgun sequence. Protein-coding genes within it:
- the LOC110789536 gene encoding sister chromatid cohesion protein PDS5 homolog C — encoded protein: MGESLVEAPKVDNKMGESFTHVPCLQESVSFGRFEHDSLCWERWSAFPTNKYLEEVEKCSTPGSVAQKKAYFEAHYKRIAARKAELLDQEMKREEGESVDSEDQGSMCNTSEEEFDVDGTQVLNEVGEFSGEMSDKHIDILGHNADIMIEEEDGVSDLTTEVEVTEHIDELSDDFDVIDEVVDLTVEVREHVDQLAEENKDIQPVYVEELNSAADLITENKDIQPVYVEELNNGADLIKENKDIQPVYVEELNNGTDLIKENKDIQPEHFDEAGVAEEKMNIQLEHIDESNSTTDIREENKSIQPEHFDVPGEKMDILPEHIDGSNSGTDVSEENQDIQPHLEDGDEDLHLNMEIPHVEKPDKPVLVKEDTASARVWQDKEVLPQEKVEERKKVQKETKNPIKLVDPVKIKKTTLAKRTVDTPNSKKKPASTIAKKPAASMAKSPIISTPKSLKPELTKTVKSTSRPSTRKESGNTPLTSKKTTKPENKRVLPTSLHMSLSFGPANSEPVNSAAVNSDPASLTAMRKSSIMESMGDKDIVKRAFKAFQNVNQLSPTSLVKPTTTNEPTNKRIEVKGTAPDALQKRKEGISRAGKVTNPITGLQGTKKLSQSPGLKKNIGVDQRNGKAIPASFGSRNGKYVPASFGSRSLDQGRLQREVPKKLEPKTNTKDSVKTQLQSKLKAEKAADSGKPTRSINSKPNLSSSCNQGHGFLRGSVRKVEAKI